Proteins from one Humidesulfovibrio mexicanus genomic window:
- a CDS encoding universal stress protein has protein sequence MFKDILLAITPSELCDCAADAAFHFAQRFESRLVLLHVCGMRQGWGEMEFLESSGEVSRIKASVEDYYKDKLRGLSNYEVKVVPGVPHAEILRIARKMNSDLIVMGPHTKEYAEVRSRMWGMTGSTLEQVSQKAACPVMIVTRSTPYGEHNFLNIVAATDFSDQADCGVFYGGQIARHYKAGLTVFHCVDAGTESGRVSMTQAEVKQAIAESKSRLEDRYGAKLKGIKDCAFEAWEGVPAMEILKLARMREASLILMAHHTRERDPEKAFLGSTVVQVALNSTCPTMSVNRHFDLRCGLMYDQSGDVAVEPRGAAV, from the coding sequence ATGTTCAAGGACATCCTTTTGGCCATCACCCCCTCGGAATTGTGCGACTGCGCGGCCGATGCGGCCTTCCACTTCGCGCAGCGGTTCGAATCCCGCCTGGTGTTGCTGCACGTATGCGGAATGCGCCAAGGCTGGGGCGAGATGGAGTTTCTGGAATCTTCGGGCGAGGTTTCGCGCATCAAGGCCTCGGTGGAGGACTATTACAAGGACAAGCTGCGCGGGCTCAGCAACTACGAGGTCAAGGTGGTTCCCGGCGTGCCCCATGCGGAGATTCTGCGCATCGCCCGCAAGATGAATTCGGACCTCATCGTCATGGGGCCGCACACCAAGGAATACGCCGAGGTGCGCTCGCGCATGTGGGGCATGACCGGAAGCACGCTGGAGCAGGTGAGCCAGAAGGCGGCCTGCCCGGTGATGATCGTCACCAGGTCCACCCCTTACGGCGAGCACAACTTCCTGAACATCGTGGCCGCCACGGACTTCTCCGACCAGGCCGACTGCGGCGTGTTCTACGGCGGGCAGATCGCCCGGCACTACAAGGCCGGCCTTACGGTGTTCCACTGCGTGGACGCCGGCACGGAGTCCGGCCGGGTCTCCATGACCCAGGCCGAGGTGAAGCAGGCCATCGCCGAATCCAAGTCGCGCCTGGAGGACCGCTACGGCGCCAAGCTCAAGGGCATCAAGGATTGCGCCTTCGAGGCCTGGGAGGGAGTGCCCGCCATGGAGATCCTGAAGCTGGCGCGGATGCGCGAGGCCAGCCTCATCCTCATGGCCCACCACACCCGCGAGCGTGATCCCGAAAAGGCCTTCCTTGGCTCCACCGTGGTGCAGGTGGCCCTGAACTCCACCTGCCCCACCATGAGCGTCAACAGGCACTTCGATCTGCGTTGCGGGCTCATGTACGACCAAAGCGGCGATGTGGCGGTCGAACCCCGCGGCGCGGCCGTGTAA
- a CDS encoding response regulator: MEGRTRVLVVDDEQRFAANLVKLLGIHGIDAEAAFSGEEALPRLREGEHHVVLLDVRLSGITGQATLERLRQEGVAAKVIALTGHASAEDALELIRLGAFDYLLKPCNTERLLEVIGKARARYDEERAGTPAR, encoded by the coding sequence ATGGAAGGGCGGACGCGGGTTCTTGTGGTGGACGACGAGCAGCGCTTCGCCGCCAACCTGGTGAAGCTGCTCGGCATACACGGCATTGACGCCGAGGCCGCCTTCAGCGGCGAGGAGGCGCTGCCGCGCTTGAGGGAGGGCGAGCACCACGTTGTGCTTCTGGACGTGCGCCTGTCCGGAATCACCGGGCAGGCCACCCTGGAGCGTCTGCGCCAGGAGGGCGTGGCGGCCAAGGTCATCGCCCTCACGGGGCACGCCTCGGCGGAGGACGCGCTCGAACTCATCCGCCTGGGGGCCTTCGACTACCTGCTCAAGCCCTGCAACACGGAGCGGCTGCTGGAAGTCATCGGCAAGGCCAGGGCCAGATACGACGAGGAGCGCGCCGGAACCCCGGCGCGCTAG